The following coding sequences lie in one Nocardioides sambongensis genomic window:
- a CDS encoding DUF3046 domain-containing protein, which yields MRHTELWERLDHHLGGAYAGSWAEQFVIGSLGHRTVREALDAGVPPQQVWRAVHEVLDLPASER from the coding sequence GTGCGGCACACGGAGCTCTGGGAGCGTCTCGACCACCACCTGGGTGGTGCCTACGCGGGCAGTTGGGCGGAGCAGTTCGTGATCGGGTCGCTCGGCCACCGCACGGTGCGGGAGGCGCTGGACGCCGGCGTGCCGCCCCAGCAGGTGTGGCGCGCCGTGCACGAGGTCCTCGACCTGCCGGCCAGCGAGCGATGA
- the recA gene encoding recombinase RecA, protein MAADDRLKALDTALLNIEKAHGKGSVMRLGDDARAPLDVIPTGAIALDVALGLGGLPRGRVVEIYGPESSGKTTVALHAVANAQRAGGIVAFIDAEHALDPEYAKALGVDTDALLVSQPDSGEQALEIADMLIRSGALDLIVIDSVAALVPRAEIEGEMGDSHVGLQARLMSQALRKMTGALSQSKTTAIFINQLREKIGVMFGSPETTTGGRALKFYSSVRLDVRRIETLKDGTDMVGNRTRVKVVKNKVAPPFKQAEFDIMYGQGISREGGLIDVGVEAGLVRKAGAWYTYEGDQLGQGKENARKFLKDNPDLANELEKKILEKLGVTPSVEDDLTDDPIGVDSF, encoded by the coding sequence ATGGCCGCTGACGACCGGCTGAAGGCGCTCGACACCGCGCTGCTCAACATCGAGAAGGCTCACGGCAAGGGCTCCGTGATGCGGCTGGGTGACGACGCCCGTGCCCCGCTCGATGTGATCCCCACGGGCGCGATCGCGCTCGACGTCGCCCTCGGCCTCGGCGGCCTGCCCCGCGGCCGTGTGGTCGAGATCTACGGCCCGGAGTCCTCCGGTAAGACGACCGTCGCGCTGCACGCGGTGGCCAACGCCCAGCGGGCCGGCGGCATCGTCGCGTTCATCGACGCCGAGCACGCCCTCGACCCGGAATACGCGAAGGCGCTGGGCGTCGACACCGACGCCCTGCTGGTCTCCCAGCCGGACTCCGGCGAGCAGGCCCTGGAGATCGCGGACATGCTGATCCGCTCGGGCGCGCTCGACCTGATCGTCATCGACTCGGTCGCCGCCCTGGTGCCCCGGGCCGAGATCGAGGGTGAGATGGGTGACAGCCACGTCGGCCTGCAGGCCCGCCTGATGAGCCAGGCGCTGCGCAAGATGACCGGTGCGCTCAGCCAGTCCAAGACCACCGCGATCTTCATCAACCAGCTGCGCGAGAAGATCGGCGTCATGTTCGGTTCGCCGGAGACCACGACCGGTGGCCGGGCGTTGAAGTTCTACTCCTCCGTGCGGCTCGACGTGCGCCGGATCGAGACCCTCAAGGACGGGACCGACATGGTCGGCAACCGCACCCGGGTCAAGGTCGTCAAGAACAAGGTCGCGCCGCCGTTCAAGCAGGCCGAGTTCGACATCATGTACGGCCAGGGCATCAGCCGCGAGGGCGGCCTGATCGACGTCGGCGTGGAGGCCGGCCTGGTTCGCAAGGCCGGTGCTTGGTACACCTACGAGGGCGACCAACTCGGTCAGGGCAAGGAGAACGCCCGCAAGTTCCTCAAGGACAACCCGGACCTCGCCAACGAGCTGGAGAAGAAGATCCTGGAGAAGCTCGGGGTGACGCCGAGCGTCGAGGACGACCTCACCGACGACCCGATCGGCGTCGACAGCTTCTGA
- a CDS encoding formimidoylglutamate deiminase, whose translation MTGAASYLLERAWVDGAVHTDVRVVVEDGLIASVTPDGSGPADPRAEGTTTAIPGLTLPGFRNTHSHAFHRALRGRAQRGPGTFWTWREQMYDVAARLDPDGYHRLAVAVYAEMLAAGYTAVTEFHYLHHQPDGTPYDDPNAMGHALIAAAAEAGIELTLVDACYLAGGIDRPLTPAQRRFSDGDAEAWAARMGRIEGDRVGGAIHSVRAVPREQLGTVVAACTGRPLHAHVSEQPAENRACRAAHGLTPVELLARTGALGPRTTAVHATHLTSADVALLAESDTEVSLCPTTERDLGDGIGPARRLADAGVRLSIGSDSHAVIDAFEEIRAVETDERLASLVRGRFHAADLLGLGGGRIAAGAPADLVTIDLRSPRTAGAGADEHAAVFAATAADVVRVMARGRVLLGDDSGDPGVAHAHRADLGRRLAEVLEDLSTHGEAP comes from the coding sequence GTGACCGGCGCGGCGTCGTACCTGTTGGAGCGGGCGTGGGTCGACGGCGCCGTGCACACCGACGTGCGGGTGGTGGTCGAGGACGGCCTGATCGCCTCCGTCACCCCCGACGGGTCGGGGCCGGCGGACCCGCGCGCCGAGGGGACAACCACCGCGATCCCCGGTCTCACCCTGCCCGGTTTCCGCAACACCCACAGCCACGCCTTCCACCGGGCACTGCGCGGTCGTGCCCAACGCGGCCCCGGCACCTTCTGGACCTGGCGCGAGCAGATGTACGACGTCGCCGCCCGGCTCGACCCCGACGGCTACCACCGGCTCGCGGTCGCGGTCTACGCCGAGATGCTGGCTGCGGGCTACACCGCGGTGACCGAGTTCCACTACCTGCACCACCAGCCCGACGGCACCCCGTACGACGACCCGAACGCGATGGGCCACGCACTGATCGCCGCCGCCGCCGAGGCCGGTATCGAGCTCACCCTGGTGGACGCCTGCTACCTGGCCGGTGGGATCGACCGCCCGCTCACTCCCGCCCAGCGCCGGTTCAGCGACGGCGACGCCGAGGCCTGGGCGGCCCGGATGGGGCGGATCGAGGGGGACCGGGTCGGCGGCGCGATCCACTCCGTCCGCGCGGTGCCCCGCGAGCAGCTGGGCACCGTCGTCGCTGCCTGCACGGGGCGACCACTGCACGCACACGTCAGCGAGCAGCCCGCGGAGAACCGGGCCTGCCGCGCCGCGCACGGTCTGACCCCGGTCGAGCTGCTCGCCCGGACCGGCGCGCTCGGGCCGCGCACGACTGCGGTGCACGCCACCCATCTCACCTCCGCGGACGTGGCACTGCTGGCGGAGAGCGACACCGAGGTGAGCCTCTGCCCGACCACCGAGCGCGACCTCGGTGACGGGATCGGACCGGCGCGCCGCCTCGCCGACGCCGGGGTTCGCCTGAGTATCGGCAGCGACAGCCACGCCGTGATCGACGCGTTCGAGGAGATCCGTGCCGTGGAGACCGACGAGCGGCTGGCGTCGCTGGTCCGCGGTCGGTTCCACGCCGCGGACCTGCTGGGGCTGGGTGGCGGCCGGATCGCGGCCGGTGCACCCGCGGACCTGGTCACGATCGACCTGCGCAGCCCGCGCACCGCCGGCGCCGGTGCCGACGAGCACGCCGCCGTCTTCGCCGCCACCGCTGCCGACGTGGTCCGGGTGATGGCGCGGGGTCGCGTGCTGCTCGGCGACGACAGCGGCGACCCCGGAGTCGCCCACGCCCACCGTGCCGACCTGGGTCGCCGGCTCGCCGAGGTCCTGGAGGACCTGTCCACCCACGGGGAGGCACCGTGA
- the hutU gene encoding urocanate hydratase: MTTTNPRLPIHAATGTTLTARSWQTEAALRMLMNNLDPDVAEDPAELVVYGGTGRAARSWEAYDAIVRALTDLHDDETLLVQSGKPVGVLRTHVWAPRVLIANSNLVGDWANWEEFRRLEDLGLTMYGQMTAGSWIYIGTQGILQGTHLTFAAVADKCFGGTLAGTITLTAGLGGMGGAQPLAVTMNDGVAICIECDPQRIERRLQTRYLDVRAESLDHALELAVAARDERRGLSIGVLGNAAELVPALLDRGAPIDVVTDQTSAHDPLAYLPAGVPFEEWRARREADPDGFTRLARDSMAAHVRAMVGFADRGAEVFDYGNSIRDEARKGGFDRAFDFPGFVPAYIRPLFCEGKGPFRWAALSGDPADIAATDRAVRELFPAEADPSYARLHRWLDMAAERVEYQGLPARICWLGYGERHRAGLRFNEMVASGELRAPVVIGRDHLDCGSVASPYRETEAMADGSDAIADWPLLNALVNTASGATWVSLHHGGGVGIGRSLHAGQVVVADGTPLAAEKIGRVLTNDPAMGVIRHVDAGYPRAAAVAEERGVVVPR, from the coding sequence GTGACCACCACGAACCCCCGACTCCCCATCCACGCCGCCACCGGCACCACGCTGACCGCGCGGAGCTGGCAGACCGAGGCCGCGCTGCGGATGCTGATGAACAACCTCGACCCGGACGTGGCCGAGGACCCCGCGGAGCTCGTCGTCTACGGCGGCACCGGGCGCGCAGCGAGGTCGTGGGAGGCCTACGACGCGATCGTGCGCGCCCTGACCGACCTGCACGACGACGAGACCCTGCTGGTGCAGAGCGGCAAGCCGGTCGGCGTGCTGCGCACCCACGTCTGGGCCCCGCGGGTGCTGATCGCCAACTCCAACCTGGTCGGGGACTGGGCGAACTGGGAGGAGTTCCGTCGGCTCGAGGACCTCGGGCTCACCATGTACGGCCAGATGACCGCGGGCTCGTGGATCTACATCGGCACCCAGGGGATCCTCCAGGGCACCCACCTGACCTTCGCCGCGGTCGCCGACAAGTGCTTCGGCGGGACACTGGCGGGCACCATCACGCTGACCGCCGGGCTGGGCGGGATGGGCGGTGCGCAGCCGCTGGCCGTGACCATGAACGACGGCGTCGCGATCTGCATCGAGTGCGACCCGCAGCGGATCGAGCGCCGGCTGCAGACCCGCTACCTCGACGTCCGGGCCGAGTCGCTCGACCATGCCCTCGAGCTGGCCGTCGCCGCCCGGGACGAGCGCCGCGGACTCTCCATCGGGGTGCTCGGCAACGCTGCCGAGCTGGTCCCGGCGCTGCTGGATCGTGGCGCTCCGATCGACGTGGTGACCGACCAGACCTCGGCGCACGACCCGCTCGCCTACCTGCCGGCCGGGGTGCCGTTCGAGGAGTGGCGGGCGCGCCGCGAGGCCGACCCGGACGGGTTCACCCGGCTGGCCCGGGACTCGATGGCCGCGCACGTGCGGGCGATGGTCGGGTTCGCCGACCGGGGCGCGGAGGTCTTCGACTACGGCAACTCGATCCGCGACGAGGCCCGCAAGGGCGGCTTCGACCGCGCCTTCGACTTCCCGGGGTTCGTGCCGGCCTACATCCGGCCGCTCTTCTGCGAGGGGAAGGGGCCGTTCCGCTGGGCGGCCCTCTCCGGCGACCCGGCCGACATCGCGGCGACCGACCGCGCGGTGCGTGAGCTGTTCCCGGCGGAGGCCGATCCGTCGTACGCGCGGCTGCACCGGTGGCTGGACATGGCCGCCGAGCGGGTGGAGTACCAGGGGCTGCCGGCCCGGATCTGCTGGTTGGGCTACGGCGAGCGGCACCGGGCCGGGCTGCGCTTCAACGAGATGGTGGCCTCCGGCGAGCTCCGTGCGCCGGTGGTGATCGGGCGCGACCACCTGGACTGCGGTTCGGTGGCCTCGCCCTACCGGGAGACCGAGGCGATGGCCGACGGCTCGGACGCCATCGCGGACTGGCCGCTGCTCAACGCCCTGGTGAACACCGCGTCGGGGGCCACCTGGGTCTCCCTGCACCACGGCGGCGGTGTCGGGATCGGTCGCTCGCTGCACGCCGGTCAGGTGGTCGTCGCCGACGGCACCCCGCTGGCGGCTGAGAAGATCGGGCGCGTGCTGACCAACGACCCGGCGATGGGCGTCATCCGTCACGTCGACGCCGGCTACCCGCGGGCCGCCGCGGTCGCCGAGGAGCGCGGCGTGGTGGTGCCGCGATGA
- a CDS encoding IclR family transcriptional regulator yields MTPVPERSQVPAATRALRVLRFLAAQPGPVPVERIARATGLPRSSTYHLLAAMVDEGFVVHLPDERRYGVGVAAFEVGSGYVRQEPLQRIARRPLAMLVDAVGQSAHLAVLHGRDVLYVIEERAPGRPPLVTDVGVRMPSHLTASGRAILAALPAAQVRALYPDRAAFTDRHGRGPDGPTALRRVLVETRTRGHAEESGEVTPGFASVAVAVRDHNDHPVAAIAVTWREADDPTPAEVASTVVAVRRTAEAVGARVSGR; encoded by the coding sequence ATGACACCGGTGCCGGAGCGGTCCCAGGTGCCGGCGGCCACCCGGGCGCTGCGCGTGCTCCGCTTCCTGGCGGCGCAGCCGGGACCGGTCCCGGTCGAGCGCATCGCCCGCGCGACCGGACTGCCCCGGTCCTCGACGTACCACCTGCTGGCGGCGATGGTCGACGAGGGCTTTGTCGTGCACCTCCCCGACGAGCGCCGGTACGGCGTCGGCGTGGCCGCGTTCGAGGTCGGCTCCGGCTACGTGCGCCAGGAGCCGCTGCAGCGGATCGCCCGGCGTCCGCTGGCGATGCTGGTCGATGCCGTCGGGCAGTCGGCCCACCTCGCGGTGCTGCACGGCCGCGACGTGCTCTACGTGATCGAGGAGCGCGCACCCGGCCGGCCGCCGCTGGTCACCGACGTCGGGGTGCGGATGCCCTCGCACCTGACCGCCAGCGGCCGCGCCATCCTCGCGGCGCTGCCCGCCGCGCAGGTCCGGGCGCTCTACCCCGACCGAGCGGCGTTCACCGACCGGCACGGGCGGGGACCGGACGGACCGACCGCCCTGCGTCGCGTCCTCGTGGAGACCCGGACCCGCGGGCACGCCGAGGAGTCCGGCGAGGTCACGCCCGGCTTCGCCTCGGTGGCCGTGGCGGTGCGCGACCACAACGACCACCCGGTCGCCGCGATCGCGGTCACCTGGCGCGAGGCCGACGACCCCACCCCGGCCGAGGTCGCGAGCACGGTGGTCGCCGTGCGCCGCACCGCCGAGGCGGTCGGCGCCCGCGTCTCGGGGCGCTGA
- the hutI gene encoding imidazolonepropionase: protein MTATLLTGIGELTTNDPTRTTPGDPLALQRDAAVVWEAGTIVWVGSADRAPAADERIDAAGRAVLPGFVDSHSHLVFAGDRTDEFRARMAGERYAAGGIRSTVAATRAATDDQLRANLHRLVAEMARQGTTTVEVKSGYGLTVTDEARALRLAREVTEETTFLGAHVVPAELEHDPAAYLDLVTGPMLEAAGPHARWIDAFCETGAFDADQARAVLAAGAAVGLRGRLHANQLGPGPGVALACELGLVAVDHCTHLTDADVTALADSGTVATLLPGVDFSTRQPYPDARRLVDAGVRVALASDCNPGSSFTSSLPFCIAVAVRDLGLTAEEAVRAATAGGADALDRPDLGRVVPGAPADLVLLDAPSHVHLAYRPGVPLVARTWRGGRPVASAG, encoded by the coding sequence GTGACGGCGACGCTGCTGACCGGCATCGGTGAGCTGACCACCAACGACCCCACCCGTACGACGCCGGGCGACCCGCTCGCGCTGCAGCGGGACGCCGCCGTGGTGTGGGAGGCGGGCACGATCGTCTGGGTCGGCAGCGCGGACCGGGCGCCCGCGGCGGACGAGCGGATCGACGCCGCCGGTCGCGCGGTGCTCCCGGGGTTCGTGGACAGCCACAGCCACCTGGTGTTCGCCGGCGACCGCACCGATGAGTTCCGCGCCCGGATGGCGGGGGAGCGGTATGCGGCCGGCGGCATCCGCTCGACGGTCGCCGCCACCCGCGCCGCGACCGACGACCAGCTGCGCGCCAACCTGCACCGCCTGGTCGCGGAGATGGCACGGCAGGGCACGACGACGGTCGAGGTGAAGTCCGGCTACGGACTGACGGTGACCGACGAGGCACGGGCGCTGCGCCTGGCCCGGGAGGTCACCGAGGAGACCACGTTCCTCGGCGCCCATGTCGTCCCGGCCGAGCTGGAGCACGACCCGGCCGCCTACCTGGACCTGGTCACCGGCCCGATGCTGGAGGCCGCAGGGCCGCACGCGCGCTGGATCGACGCGTTCTGCGAGACCGGCGCGTTCGACGCGGACCAGGCCCGGGCCGTGCTGGCGGCGGGCGCCGCGGTCGGCCTGCGCGGCCGGCTGCACGCCAACCAGCTGGGACCGGGGCCGGGCGTCGCGCTGGCCTGCGAGCTCGGGCTGGTCGCGGTGGACCACTGCACCCACCTCACCGACGCCGACGTCACCGCGCTCGCCGACTCCGGCACCGTGGCGACCCTGCTGCCCGGTGTGGACTTCTCCACCCGCCAGCCCTACCCCGACGCCCGGCGGCTGGTCGATGCCGGCGTGCGGGTCGCCCTGGCCAGCGACTGCAACCCGGGGTCGAGCTTCACCAGCTCGCTGCCGTTCTGCATCGCCGTCGCGGTGCGGGACCTGGGGCTCACCGCCGAGGAGGCGGTCCGTGCCGCGACCGCCGGCGGCGCGGACGCCCTCGACCGGCCCGACCTCGGCAGGGTGGTGCCGGGGGCCCCGGCCGACCTGGTGCTGCTGGACGCCCCCAGCCACGTGCACCTCGCCTACCGCCCGGGAGTGCCGCTGGTGGCCCGTACCTGGCGCGGCGGACGTCCGGTCGCGTCCGCGGGCTGA
- a CDS encoding regulatory protein RecX, whose product MPEQDPEPDHEAVARKILLDQLTGQARSRHELAARLARRNVPDDVAEPLLDRFTEVGLIDDEAFARSWVDSRRRTRGLARPALAQELRRKGIDNETMQTVLDEVDPGDEEESARLLVRKKLRSLRNVDETVAARRLTGMLARKGYSAGIVYTVVRQELGASEWQSDS is encoded by the coding sequence GTGCCCGAGCAGGACCCGGAGCCGGACCACGAGGCGGTCGCGCGCAAGATCCTGCTCGACCAGTTGACCGGGCAGGCGCGCAGCCGTCACGAGCTCGCCGCTCGACTGGCCCGGCGCAACGTCCCCGACGACGTGGCGGAGCCGTTGCTCGACCGGTTCACCGAGGTCGGCCTGATCGACGACGAGGCCTTCGCTCGCTCCTGGGTGGACAGCCGCCGACGGACCCGGGGCCTGGCCCGACCCGCCCTGGCCCAGGAGTTGCGCCGCAAGGGCATCGACAACGAGACGATGCAGACGGTCCTCGACGAGGTCGACCCCGGCGACGAGGAGGAGTCCGCCCGCCTCCTGGTCCGCAAGAAGCTGCGCTCGCTGCGCAACGTGGACGAGACGGTGGCGGCACGCCGGCTGACCGGCATGCTCGCCCGCAAGGGTTACTCCGCCGGGATCGTCTACACCGTGGTGCGTCAGGAGCTCGGTGCCTCAGAATGGCAGAGTGACTCCTGA
- a CDS encoding allantoate amidohydrolase codes for MSSGGPDFERMWAELAPVGRSARSGGYFRQPWTAAETELRGWFAEQARDRGLVLDEDPFGNLVAWWRPADADPARPAVLTGSHLDSVLDGGAYDGPLGVASAFCAVDLLRERGIRARRPLAIAAFAEEEGSRFGRACLGSRLAAGAAAWTDVRDLTDRDGVRLGDLLPGGPAEPWLAGIGCYLELHVEQGRALVDHDAPIGVAAGIWPHGRWRFDLQGRADHAGTTRMEDRADPMLTYAMTALAANKQARLAGQRATFGRVEVAPNGTNAVPGRVRAWLDARADSADELAAMVAAIETQARARADRDGTRVEVTAESVSDAVAFDEPLARRVVGLVAGEDPGTARRIPVLPTQAGHDAGILQAAGIPSAMLFVRNPTGVSHAPEEFAPMADCLAGVEALADTLAGLLQ; via the coding sequence ATGAGCTCCGGCGGCCCCGACTTCGAGCGGATGTGGGCGGAGCTCGCCCCCGTCGGCCGGTCGGCGCGCAGCGGCGGCTACTTCCGGCAGCCCTGGACCGCCGCCGAGACCGAGCTGCGGGGGTGGTTCGCCGAGCAGGCGCGCGACCGCGGCCTGGTGCTGGACGAGGACCCCTTCGGCAACCTGGTCGCCTGGTGGCGGCCGGCCGACGCGGACCCGGCGCGGCCCGCCGTGCTCACCGGCAGTCACCTGGACTCGGTCCTCGACGGTGGTGCCTACGACGGACCGCTCGGCGTCGCCTCCGCCTTCTGTGCCGTCGACCTGCTCCGCGAGCGGGGAATCCGTGCGCGGCGTCCGCTGGCGATCGCCGCGTTCGCGGAGGAGGAGGGCTCCCGCTTCGGCCGGGCGTGCCTCGGGTCGCGCCTTGCCGCCGGCGCCGCGGCCTGGACCGACGTCCGGGACCTCACCGACCGGGACGGCGTCCGGCTCGGCGACCTGCTGCCCGGCGGTCCGGCGGAGCCGTGGCTCGCCGGGATCGGCTGCTACCTCGAGCTGCACGTCGAGCAGGGCAGGGCCCTGGTCGACCACGACGCCCCGATCGGCGTCGCCGCCGGGATCTGGCCGCACGGGCGATGGCGGTTCGACCTGCAGGGTCGCGCCGACCACGCCGGCACCACCCGGATGGAGGACCGCGCCGACCCGATGCTGACCTATGCGATGACCGCCCTCGCGGCCAACAAGCAGGCGCGGCTGGCCGGTCAGCGCGCCACGTTCGGACGAGTGGAGGTGGCCCCGAACGGCACCAACGCGGTGCCCGGGCGGGTCCGCGCCTGGCTGGACGCTCGGGCGGACTCCGCCGATGAGCTGGCGGCGATGGTCGCCGCGATCGAGACCCAGGCCCGGGCGCGGGCGGACCGGGACGGCACCCGGGTCGAGGTCACCGCCGAGTCGGTCAGCGACGCGGTCGCCTTCGACGAGCCGCTGGCCCGGCGCGTCGTGGGGCTGGTCGCCGGCGAGGACCCCGGCACCGCCCGACGGATCCCGGTGCTGCCCACCCAGGCCGGCCACGACGCCGGCATCCTGCAGGCCGCGGGCATCCCGTCCGCGATGCTGTTCGTCCGCAACCCCACCGGTGTCTCGCACGCTCCCGAGGAGTTCGCGCCGATGGCCGACTGCCTGGCGGGGGTGGAGGCACTGGCCGACACGTTGGCGGGGCTGCTGCAGTGA
- a CDS encoding DinB family protein, whose translation MNDDAVPVITPDTKDWTWVLERACPECGFDASRIEPTDVAGLLRAELPHWRHALAAPTARRRPAATTWSPSEYGCHVRDVHRVFAGRVRRILDEDGAVFADWDQDATAVAERYHAQEPATVLAGLQAASADVSAAYDAVPADAWTRVGVRSNGSRFTLGTLAAYHLHDVVHHRWDVARCSRP comes from the coding sequence ATGAACGACGACGCCGTCCCCGTGATCACCCCGGACACCAAGGACTGGACCTGGGTCCTGGAGCGAGCCTGCCCCGAGTGCGGCTTCGACGCCTCCCGGATCGAGCCGACCGACGTCGCCGGGCTGCTGCGGGCCGAGCTGCCCCACTGGCGGCACGCCCTCGCCGCGCCGACCGCGCGCAGGCGACCGGCCGCGACCACCTGGTCGCCGTCGGAGTACGGCTGCCACGTGCGTGACGTCCACCGCGTCTTCGCCGGCCGGGTCCGCCGGATCCTCGACGAGGACGGCGCGGTCTTCGCCGACTGGGACCAGGACGCGACCGCGGTCGCCGAGCGCTACCACGCCCAGGAGCCCGCGACGGTGCTCGCCGGACTCCAGGCGGCCTCCGCCGACGTGTCCGCCGCCTACGACGCGGTGCCCGCCGACGCGTGGACCCGGGTGGGCGTGCGGAGCAACGGAAGCAGGTTCACCCTGGGCACGTTGGCCGCCTACCACCTGCACGACGTGGTGCACCACCGGTGGGACGTCGCCCGGTGCTCACGGCCGTGA
- a CDS encoding phosphoribosyltransferase, whose product MTPESGTDREILTYDLFGTAVRDLAHQIVDDGYEPDIVLAIARGGLGLAMGLGYALDVKNLSAVNVEFYTGVDQRLDVPMMLPPTPAAIDLTGLNVLIADDVADTGKTLEVVRDFCADHVAQARTAVIYEKPWSVIRPEYVWRRTERWIDFPWSATPPLVDRRGGAAH is encoded by the coding sequence GTGACTCCTGAGAGCGGCACGGATCGCGAGATCCTGACCTACGACCTCTTCGGCACCGCGGTGCGCGACCTGGCCCACCAGATCGTCGACGACGGCTACGAGCCCGACATCGTGCTCGCGATCGCGCGCGGCGGTCTGGGCCTCGCGATGGGGCTGGGCTACGCGCTTGACGTGAAGAACCTCTCCGCGGTGAACGTGGAGTTCTACACCGGCGTCGACCAGCGCCTCGACGTGCCGATGATGCTCCCGCCGACCCCGGCGGCGATCGACCTGACCGGCCTCAACGTGCTGATCGCCGACGACGTCGCGGACACCGGCAAGACGCTCGAGGTGGTGCGGGACTTCTGCGCCGACCACGTGGCGCAGGCGCGCACCGCCGTCATCTACGAGAAGCCGTGGTCGGTGATCCGGCCCGAGTACGTCTGGCGACGCACCGAGCGGTGGATCGACTTCCCGTGGTCCGCGACGCCGCCGCTGGTCGACCGGCGCGGCGGCGCCGCGCACTGA
- a CDS encoding MFS transporter — protein sequence MTGHTAPAAPDAEIERIQRRTVRVLVLTQAVGAVGITIGVATASLLARDLSGSEALSGLAQTAQVLGAAVISFLLAGLMHRRGRRTGLTTGYLLGAAGAGLAVLSGAVGSMLLLIAGAGLLGAATSANNAARYAATDLAGDHDRARSLSIVVWATTVGAVAGPNLSGPAGAFARALDLPELVGPFLIAAIGMAVAAIVVSVALRPDPLRIAQQRAADPAHDPAHDPAHDPAPPAGGSSWTRARAAVADRPVLGHAIAGLALAHATMIAVMVMTPLHMDHGHAGLEVIGVVISVHVLGMFAFSPLVGMLADRVGREPVLAGGGGTLILALLLCASAPAGMSWQITAGLFLLGVGWSLAMVAASTLVAEHAPLHARTAVQGTSDLVMGVTAAGAGALAGLVVDLAGYPTLALLALVLAGGVVAAGLRAGTTSARSLDLA from the coding sequence GTGACCGGGCACACCGCACCCGCGGCACCCGACGCGGAGATCGAGCGGATCCAGCGTCGTACCGTCCGGGTGCTGGTGCTCACCCAAGCGGTCGGTGCGGTCGGGATCACCATCGGCGTCGCCACCGCCTCGCTGCTGGCCCGCGACCTCTCCGGGTCCGAGGCGCTCTCCGGCCTGGCCCAGACCGCACAGGTCCTCGGCGCCGCCGTGATCTCGTTCCTCCTGGCCGGCCTGATGCACCGGCGCGGACGACGTACCGGCCTCACCACCGGCTACCTGCTCGGCGCGGCCGGAGCGGGGTTGGCGGTGCTCTCCGGCGCCGTCGGTTCCATGCTGCTGCTGATCGCGGGTGCCGGGCTGCTGGGGGCGGCCACGTCGGCCAACAACGCCGCCCGCTACGCGGCCACCGATCTCGCCGGTGACCACGATCGCGCGCGCTCCCTCTCGATCGTGGTCTGGGCGACCACCGTGGGGGCCGTCGCGGGCCCGAACCTGTCCGGACCGGCCGGCGCGTTCGCCCGCGCCCTCGATCTGCCCGAGCTGGTCGGTCCCTTCCTGATCGCCGCCATCGGGATGGCCGTGGCGGCGATCGTGGTCTCGGTCGCGCTGCGCCCCGACCCGCTGCGGATCGCGCAGCAGCGCGCCGCGGATCCCGCGCACGACCCCGCCCACGACCCCGCCCACGACCCCGCGCCGCCCGCGGGCGGGTCCTCCTGGACGCGTGCCCGGGCGGCGGTCGCGGACCGCCCGGTGCTCGGCCACGCGATCGCGGGCCTGGCCCTCGCGCACGCCACGATGATCGCGGTGATGGTGATGACACCGCTGCACATGGACCACGGGCACGCCGGCCTGGAGGTGATCGGTGTGGTGATCAGCGTGCACGTGCTGGGCATGTTCGCGTTCTCGCCGTTGGTCGGCATGCTCGCCGACCGGGTCGGACGCGAGCCCGTGCTGGCCGGCGGCGGTGGCACCCTGATCCTCGCCCTGCTGCTCTGTGCGTCCGCACCGGCCGGGATGTCGTGGCAGATCACCGCCGGGCTCTTCCTGCTCGGCGTGGGCTGGTCGCTGGCGATGGTCGCCGCGTCCACGCTGGTCGCCGAGCACGCGCCGCTGCACGCGCGCACGGCGGTCCAGGGCACCTCGGACCTGGTGATGGGGGTGACCGCGGCCGGCGCCGGTGCGCTGGCCGGTCTGGTCGTCGACCTGGCCGGATACCCGACCCTCGCGCTCCTCGCCCTGGTCCTCGCCGGCGGCGTGGTGGCCGCCGGTCTCCGCGCCGGTACGACGTCGGCCCGGTCCCTCGACCTCGCGTGA